Proteins encoded by one window of Chondromyces crocatus:
- a CDS encoding SDR family NAD(P)-dependent oxidoreductase, whose translation MTHKQHPIGTGFGAASTADDVLRGIDLSGKNVVVTGGHAGLGLETTRALVKAGASVTVGSRDPERAATAIAGLDHVQVSQLDLVDPASVDAFATRWVDARRPLHVLINNAAVPAPREVMRDARGFELQFSTSHLGHFQLTRALLPALREAHGARVVNVSSGAQRFGEIRWDDPNFTTGYNPNLAYAQSKKANVLFAVELDRRFATEGIRAYAVHPGVVVGTSLNAAAGVEALRAMGLIDDTGKPIIDPARGKKTAAQGASTIVFAATSPLLAEIGGVYLRDNDIAPLDDEKRPLTADSVPADAASHSIDPEAAKRLWELSERLLGG comes from the coding sequence ATGACGCACAAGCAACATCCCATCGGAACTGGTTTCGGCGCTGCCTCGACGGCGGACGACGTCCTGAGAGGTATCGACCTGAGCGGCAAGAACGTCGTCGTCACCGGGGGGCACGCCGGGCTCGGGCTCGAGACGACGCGTGCCCTGGTCAAGGCGGGGGCGTCGGTGACCGTCGGCTCGCGGGACCCAGAACGCGCTGCCACTGCGATCGCGGGGCTCGATCACGTGCAGGTGAGCCAGCTCGATCTGGTCGACCCGGCGTCCGTCGATGCCTTCGCGACGCGCTGGGTCGACGCACGTCGCCCGCTCCACGTTCTCATCAACAACGCAGCGGTGCCGGCGCCCAGAGAGGTCATGCGTGATGCGCGCGGCTTCGAGCTGCAGTTCTCGACCAGCCACCTCGGTCACTTCCAGCTCACGCGGGCGCTCTTGCCTGCCTTGCGCGAGGCGCACGGCGCGCGTGTCGTCAATGTCTCGTCCGGTGCGCAGCGTTTCGGCGAGATTCGCTGGGACGATCCCAACTTCACGACTGGCTACAATCCGAACCTCGCCTACGCGCAGTCGAAGAAGGCCAACGTGCTTTTCGCCGTCGAGCTGGATCGGCGCTTCGCGACCGAGGGGATCCGGGCATATGCCGTCCATCCCGGCGTGGTGGTAGGCACCAGCTTGAATGCCGCGGCGGGCGTCGAGGCGCTCCGCGCGATGGGTCTCATCGACGATACCGGAAAGCCGATCATCGATCCGGCGCGCGGGAAGAAGACCGCGGCGCAGGGGGCGAGCACGATCGTGTTCGCTGCGACGAGTCCGCTTCTCGCCGAGATCGGCGGCGTGTATCTGAGGGACAACGACATCGCGCCGCTCGACGATGAGAAGAGACCGTTGACGGCGGACAGCGTCCCGGCGGACGCCGCGTCGCATTCGATTGATCCCGAGGCTGCGAAGCGGCTCTGGGAGCTGAGCGAGCGACTGCTCGGCGGTTGA
- a CDS encoding helix-turn-helix domain-containing protein, protein MTTTTTDATPSFSRFIEAVRALGPTDTQYDWLPDGRTTLVFRVLDRGRLGDVCIAGPQTRAHFKNLSGVTRAAAIRFKPGWTVPLVGIPASEVTDRIVPLDDIWGRAGTELYAELLATRDLPQLIQCVSRAFTRRLSQTVEPSSARIARRAARLIEDGEGRVERVAQQLGVTARHLRRAFTENIGVAPKEFARTVRLQRAIRMSANSNDWSRIATDAGYYDQAHLIGDYREFLGVTPTALSKRERGATLEFA, encoded by the coding sequence GTGACGACGACGACCACCGATGCGACGCCGAGTTTTTCTCGATTCATCGAGGCCGTTCGAGCACTCGGTCCCACGGACACGCAGTACGACTGGCTGCCGGACGGAAGAACGACGCTGGTGTTTCGCGTGCTCGACCGTGGCCGTCTCGGCGATGTGTGCATCGCCGGCCCGCAGACGCGCGCACACTTCAAGAATTTGAGCGGGGTCACGCGCGCAGCCGCGATCCGATTCAAGCCTGGCTGGACGGTCCCCCTCGTCGGCATCCCGGCGAGCGAGGTGACGGATCGCATCGTCCCGCTCGACGACATCTGGGGCCGGGCAGGTACCGAGCTTTACGCCGAGCTGCTCGCCACGCGTGATCTGCCACAGCTCATCCAGTGCGTATCACGCGCGTTCACGCGGCGTCTCTCGCAGACGGTCGAACCGTCGTCCGCACGCATCGCGCGGCGCGCGGCGCGCTTGATCGAGGACGGTGAGGGGCGCGTGGAGCGCGTCGCCCAGCAGCTCGGCGTCACGGCGCGCCACCTTCGCCGTGCGTTCACCGAGAACATCGGTGTGGCCCCCAAGGAGTTCGCGCGCACGGTTCGCTTGCAGCGGGCCATCCGCATGTCGGCGAACTCGAATGACTGGAGCCGCATCGCCACCGATGCGGGCTATTACGACCAGGCCCACCTCATTGGCGACTACCGGGAATTCCTCGGTGTCACGCCGACAGCGCTCTCGAAACGCGAACGCGGTGCCACGCTGGAGTTCGCCTGA